TAGTTTCTGGCTCTGAGTTAACGGAATTTAAGTCAACCGAGTTTGACTGAGATTTTGGCTGCGGTGAGGTCTGCACAGCAGTGTCAATGGCAAGCAGACGACGTAAAATAGAAGAGGCACTTTCGCCAATAAATTGAGTTTGACTGGCAATATATTGATATAGCTCTTCGTCTATTTCGATGTTCTTCATTCATGATCCGTATATTTTTTTCAAGCGCCCCGATTATACTCACGAAGAAAAAATCTCACCAGCGCTAAATCGGCTTTAATGTTGTTTTATCTGATCCTTTCGCTCGATATTTAAGCAAAAAGATCTAACTGACAAACTATGCTTGCAAGCGCACTAGGATTTACGCGAAAATTTGTTCTCTGGTGCGCATAATGAAGCACAGTAAGCTCACATAGTTAATCTCGTGTAGATAAGTGTGAAACTAGCGTCAACCTCTACATAAACAAATAGCAACATAATCAAAAGAAAGCCTATGTCATTGTTAAATTTTCAGATCCGCGGCGAAGGCCAACCGTTAGTATTAATCCATGGACTGTTCGGTAGTCTCGACAACTTGGGAATGGTTGCAAAGCCTATGGCTGAAGATTATCAGGTCATCAGCATTGATGTGTGTAACCACGGTAGCTCATTTCATCGCAACGACATGAACTACCCAACACTTGCCCAAGACGTTATTTCGGTACTCGATCACCTGAATGTTAAACAGGCAGATTTTCTTGGGCACTCTATGGGCGGTAAAATTGCGATGCAAATCGCCTTGTCGTTTAGTCATTATGTTAAAAGCTTGATTGTCGCCGACATTGCGCCAATTGCCTACCCTGCGCACCACCAAGAAATCATCAACGGCTTGCAGCAAGTAGAGCTTCAGATCGTGAATCAACAAATAACATCGCGTAAGCAAGCCGACGAATTACTTAGTCACTATGTTGAAACGCCAAGTGTACGTCAGTTCTTACTGCGCAATCTAACCACTACCGATGGCCAATTGCACTTTAAGTGCCATTTACAAAACATCGCCAACTGTTACCCGCAAATTATGCAAGCGCTTGATCCAAATCAATCTTTTAGTGGAGACACCTTGTTTATTAAAGGTGGTGCCTCTAATTATATAACCGCTGAACATAGTGAGGTGATTAAACCCATGTTCCCCAACAGCCGCGCCAAAATTATTGCGGGTGCTGGCCACTGGCTTCACGCCGAAAAAACGGTTGCGTTTAATAAGATTGTTAAAGATTTTTTAAACAGATAAGTGATTGGCCTATTGGGTTGTGATATAGTGCCGCCAGATTTTTTGGGGTAGTAAGATGTTAGCAGAGCATTTCGAATTAATAGAGACGATTGGTCTCAATTTATTTTTTGCTTTTATATTTATTTTCATAGGCTTATCGATAAACGATGTTATGAAAAAAAATGATGTCCCCAAAATGGGACAATTCGTTGTCTATTTCGTATTGTTTTTAGGTTGTGCTGGTTTTATTGCCAAAGGCATTATTCAATTTGTCTGGGAAAGTCAGGGCGTTGGCTAACCATGGCAAAAGAAGCAGCAGATTTAACCACTATTGATTTATTTAGTGATGAGAAGCGTCCGGGGCGACCAAAAACGAACCCTCATCCGCGCAGCGTACAAATAAAAATCAACAAGCGAAATCAGGTCAAACGAGATAAAAATAAAGGTTTAAAACGGGTTGAATTTAAAATTCATCAAAGTTTATTCGACCAGTTAGATGCGCTAGCGAAAGATCAAGGGATCAGTCGTAGCGAGCTGATTGAAAGCATGCTCGTTGACTCGCTAGCCAAGCAAAGTTAAACGAAAGTTAATTAAAAGGTTATAAGTAAATGGCAATTGTAGGTTTATTTTTCGGCAGCGATACAGGTAACACTGAAGCCGTTAGTAAAATGATCCAGAAAAAACTGGGTAAGAAAATGGTCGAAGTCAAAGACATCGCCAAAAGTACCAAAGAAGAAATCGCTGAGTTTGATTTGCTTATTCTAGGTATTCCTACTTGGTACTACGGTGAAAACCAATGTGACTGGGACGATTTCCTACCTGACTTAGAAGAAGTTGATTTCAACGACAAGCTAGTGGCAATTTTCGGTTTAGGTGACCAAGAAGATTACGCAGAATACTTCTGTGACGCGATGTTACCATTAAAAGAAATTGCTGAATCTAAAGGTGCTATTTTAGTGGGTCAATGGCCAACTGAAGGTTATGAATTTGAAGCATCTAAAGCGCTTGTTGACGACAATAACTTTATCGGTTTATGTATCGATGAAGACCGCCAACCAGAGCTAACTGAAGAGCGTGTTGATAAGTGGGTTAACCAAATCTACGACGAAATGTGCTTAGCAGAACTTGCTGACTAACAGCGTGTTATTAAGTTTTCGAAAACCGGCCTACGCCGGTTTTTTTATGTCTGTTCTAAGGTGCTTCTCCCTTCAACAGAAAAAGTTCAAAGCTACTGAGACACAAATGTGTAAACCTGTGGTTAACAAAATGAAACTATAGGTTAACCCTCTAATTTCTTTACTGTTACCCAGATTCTCTTGACCTAGATCAACAAGGAAAAACAAACCCTTTGCTATAAGATTGCGCTTACCTTTACGCGTGACAAAGGAGTACAATCGTGAATCAGCAAAAAATGGTTACAGCAGAAGATATCGTTCAAAGAGATGTACTAACCTGCCCGCCATCGGCAACGCTTAATCAAGCTGCATCACTTATTCGTCAGCACAAAACCAGCTCTATTTTGGTTAAAAGTGAGCAAAATAACATTGTCGGTATTTGGACAGAAGCTGATTGCACCAAACTCGACTTCACGCGCCCTGCCATGTTTGAACAATCGATATCGCGTTTTATGAGTTCGCCAGTGATATCGGTACAAACTGATACGCCTTTGCAAGAGATCATTCTTGAATTTCATCGCCATAAGATAAGACATATTATGGTGACTGATAGCAGTAACAAAATGGTTGGCATTATCAGCCAATCGGATGTCATTAAACGCCAGCGTATTGAGCACTACCTTGAACTGAGAAAAGTCGAGCAAAGCTACAACCCGCGTATCAAGCTGCTGACTGAGCACGACTCGTTAAACGATGTTGTACAAATTATGGCGAATAAAAAGCATTCGTCAGTGATTATTCAGCACAGCCAAACAGGCGAGTACGGCATCATTACCGAACGCGACTTACTTAAAGTGTTAGCTAAGGGAGACAACAAAAAGCCAGTTTGGGAAATAGCGGCATCACCACTTATCTCAATTGGTATTGATCAATCACTGCTTGAGGGTTACCTGACGCTGCAGCGCTATCGCATTCGCCATTTAGGTGTGCTTGATAAGCATGGCAAAATTTTAGGTGTATTGTCTCAACAAAATATTTTGTCAGACATTGAGCACTCTTATTTTCAGCAGCTTAAAGAAATCATCAATGAGCGAGATCATGCCTTAAGCGCCTCGCAACGTCACCTATTCTTAGCGCAAAAGGTCATTGAATCATCACTTGATGCGATAATGATCAGCGACAAAAATGGCGTTATTTTATCGATTAACCCTGCCTTTACCTCAGTGACTGGCTATAAGCCAAGAGAGGCCATTGGTAAGAACGCGAGTCTGCTAAATTCAGGTCGACACGATCAAGAATTTTATAACGCGATGTGGGAAAAACTGACTGCGGAAGGTAAGTGGCAAGGTGAAATTTGGAATAAGCGCAAAAATGGCGAGATTTACCCTGAATGGCTCACCATCGTAAAAATTGATGATGAAATGACCGGAGAAACTCATTACACCGGCATATTCTCAGATATTACCGAACGCAAAAAACACGAAGCTCGTATCAAGGCACTCGCTTTTTACGATGAGCTGACCGAGCTTCCGAACCGACGACTGTTTGCTGACCGACTTGATGTCGCGATTTCAACCGCGCACCGCAACAAGCAGTTAGCAGCCCTATTGTTTATTGACTTAGATCGCTTTAAACAAATTAACGACAGTTTAGGTCACAAAGTGGGCGACGAATTGCTCGTTTCTGTATCTAAGCGTATTGCGAGCTCGGTAAAAGAAGGAGACACGGTATCGCGCTTTGGTGGTGATGAGTTTGTTATTTTGCTGACAGAAATGAACTGCATGGAAGATATTGAAGGGGTGATAAACCGAATCTACCGCCAATTCAATGAGCCCTTCTATCTTGACGGCAAGGAAACCTACGCGACGTGTTCTATCGGTGCCTCAATTTACCCTTTCAATGGCACAACGGCCGATGAACTGCTTAAACAAGCCGATATCGCGATGTACCAAACCAAACAGCACGGGCGTAATGGCTACACGTTTTACCAACGCCAAATGCACGAAAACTTGGATAACAAGCTCACCCTGCAAAACAAATTGCGAAATGCACTAAAAGACAATGAATTCCACCTGAGTTACCAACCACAAATTAATAGCGATTCCGAAAAAATTGTCGGTATTGAAACGTTATTGCGTTGGCAGCAAAAGGAACTAGGCAATATCCCCCCTTCAGTGTTTATTCCACTTGCCGAAGAGTTAGGCGTTATCGTTGATATTGAGCGC
The nucleotide sequence above comes from Thalassotalea euphylliae. Encoded proteins:
- a CDS encoding alpha/beta fold hydrolase; protein product: MSLLNFQIRGEGQPLVLIHGLFGSLDNLGMVAKPMAEDYQVISIDVCNHGSSFHRNDMNYPTLAQDVISVLDHLNVKQADFLGHSMGGKIAMQIALSFSHYVKSLIVADIAPIAYPAHHQEIINGLQQVELQIVNQQITSRKQADELLSHYVETPSVRQFLLRNLTTTDGQLHFKCHLQNIANCYPQIMQALDPNQSFSGDTLFIKGGASNYITAEHSEVIKPMFPNSRAKIIAGAGHWLHAEKTVAFNKIVKDFLNR
- a CDS encoding DUF2788 domain-containing protein, producing MLAEHFELIETIGLNLFFAFIFIFIGLSINDVMKKNDVPKMGQFVVYFVLFLGCAGFIAKGIIQFVWESQGVG
- the ybfE gene encoding LexA regulated protein, producing MAKEAADLTTIDLFSDEKRPGRPKTNPHPRSVQIKINKRNQVKRDKNKGLKRVEFKIHQSLFDQLDALAKDQGISRSELIESMLVDSLAKQS
- the fldA gene encoding flavodoxin FldA encodes the protein MAIVGLFFGSDTGNTEAVSKMIQKKLGKKMVEVKDIAKSTKEEIAEFDLLILGIPTWYYGENQCDWDDFLPDLEEVDFNDKLVAIFGLGDQEDYAEYFCDAMLPLKEIAESKGAILVGQWPTEGYEFEASKALVDDNNFIGLCIDEDRQPELTEERVDKWVNQIYDEMCLAELAD
- a CDS encoding EAL domain-containing protein, with protein sequence MNQQKMVTAEDIVQRDVLTCPPSATLNQAASLIRQHKTSSILVKSEQNNIVGIWTEADCTKLDFTRPAMFEQSISRFMSSPVISVQTDTPLQEIILEFHRHKIRHIMVTDSSNKMVGIISQSDVIKRQRIEHYLELRKVEQSYNPRIKLLTEHDSLNDVVQIMANKKHSSVIIQHSQTGEYGIITERDLLKVLAKGDNKKPVWEIAASPLISIGIDQSLLEGYLTLQRYRIRHLGVLDKHGKILGVLSQQNILSDIEHSYFQQLKEIINERDHALSASQRHLFLAQKVIESSLDAIMISDKNGVILSINPAFTSVTGYKPREAIGKNASLLNSGRHDQEFYNAMWEKLTAEGKWQGEIWNKRKNGEIYPEWLTIVKIDDEMTGETHYTGIFSDITERKKHEARIKALAFYDELTELPNRRLFADRLDVAISTAHRNKQLAALLFIDLDRFKQINDSLGHKVGDELLVSVSKRIASSVKEGDTVSRFGGDEFVILLTEMNCMEDIEGVINRIYRQFNEPFYLDGKETYATCSIGASIYPFNGTTADELLKQADIAMYQTKQHGRNGYTFYQRQMHENLDNKLTLQNKLRNALKDNEFHLSYQPQINSDSEKIVGIETLLRWQQKELGNIPPSVFIPLAEELGVIVDIERWVLTESCKQRKAWLDSGHDVGRIAINISAIHFNNNLLSSIIAALEASELPAKYLEIEVTESCFIENIEEAKKKLQEIKAHGITIALDDFGTGYSSLSYLTKLSIDTLKIDASFIQKTPENPKDCQLVKTIINMAESLSINIVAEGVENKAQQGFLSNNHCNTHQGFYYYKPVDAESLFSQMSPASNSNKLKIVENK